GAAAGATACTATTGAATCCAGCAAAATTATAAAAGGTATTTTTCACTTGCACCTTCATCTTAACTAAAATGGATTGTAAAAGAATAGTGCTCcatttattatcaaattaggtgcttaattatgtttatatagCTTAACAAATACTGAGGCCCGGACGCAAATTTTGAGAAAGAAGTCAGTATTAGTAGCTACATGCATCTATTAGCCAAAATGTATATCATAGTCTAGGTAATtcaggaaaaacttctttttataaatgatatttaagtTTTAGACCCGGCTTTAATATGAGTTGTGTTTTATATAACAGCTTGATGGTGATGAGATATCTATGATTTAATGTTACCCGATACTACTATGAAGGAGATAAGTACTTTgtttcatgcaataaaaacacTACCGTCTGTGCAAGTTTTTAAAtcataatgaaaaaatttaaaataatatctcacCATGCCACCAGAAAATATAATGATGGTTCACATTTTATTCCTTGCTAGCAAGTTACTATCATGTaacttattcaaatttattattgacGTCTCATTACCTTCTTATTAAGTGGACGAGCTTTAAAAATGTGAGTAAACCCCAATCCATCATACGTTGGTGCACCTCCTGCGGTAGGTCTATGGACAGAGAGTATTTTGTAGTTAGTACAACTGTTTAATAAAACAGTCAAAGTTTGAAAGAGCATTATCACtatcattaaatttattacCTTCTTAAATCCTTGATTCTATTTTCTAAAGAAATAGTAGGATGCTTATCCCAACCCTGCAACCAGATAACTTTGGTTTCAGACAGGCTAACCATATCTATCGTGCAACaggaaaatgaaacaaaaaaaaagagcatatcaacaataaaaaatacagaataattgttaatattcaaaattgtaTGAAATTAAACCTTATCAGAATCATAGCAGTGAAGTGAAGATGACGTAGCAGATGTGTGTTGGATTGCCCTCTCCGAAGTTTTCAAGTGAAATTCCTGAGAAGTAAATACAGAAAACTTGAACTTCAAGATAAATAAgtagaaacaaaattattttcctGACTATTTGTTCAgtacttttccttttaaaataatagtatggtgataaatatggatgaataGAGAAATTAAATATCAGAACTCGATCTTACTTGAAATTCGGGCAACCGTGGAGTGCTCCTTTTGGGAGGTGGCAATGAAGGAGCCTCAAGAATCTAGATTGTGAACATAATTTAGAGAAGATGATGAGAACAATGCAccaaattaatcaaacaaaagaaattatacttaaaaaagaACTAACTTTTCTATTTAATGGGCGAGCTTTGAATCTGGGAGCTGCTACTGTTATTCGCTCTGCCTCAGCAACATTTTTAGGTCTGCAGAACACATTTATTTCTTAATGTTTACTGTCTTAAAGAAGAACATCCATCATCCAAATTTCAGTGAGCATCACACATTCACAATCACAAACCTCATCCTATGTGCTCTCTGTGCTGTTCTAAGGTCAGGCTCCCTTGGAATAGTAAGCCTCAGCTTCGAACATGCAGAGTTTTGTTCAACCATGACATCCTACACGAAAATACAAATGGGTAGAGTATATCACATGAATCTTTTTCCTGCCCCCTTAAGAAACAAGATCATATTcctcaaagatataaaaaattcatactCTTCCCATTTGCAGTTTAGGTAGGTACTTAAAAGAGGATACCTTTAGCCATTAACAAATTTTCACTGAACAACAGGCATTGTATTAAGAAATAGAAAAcgaacttttattattttattttttttgaaaaatcaaataagGAATAACGTTTTAAGGACAAAAACACAAGTACCCTGTAAATCACATGAAGAGGatactttacaattttttaataatctaCATTTACTAAGGGAAAATTCAACAATTCTGCATCAGGATTCATACCCTCATTCGAGTCTTGTGGAAAAAATTGGTTTGAGGCTTCACATCTGGAACCTGTCACAGACAAAAAAGTAAGCATTTTAAGCACTCTGTCTAAAATAAATGTGTTGTCAACATTACTTAACCAGCCTTCGAGTTCGTGCTCCACATTTTAAGTACTTCCCACTGCCACCCAAACCTTGAAGACTAAGAGCATGTTTGGAAGTGCATTTTGGAGGTAAAGGAAAGCCAgagtacattttttatttttaaattaagtaatatacaaaaataaacaaaaagattaTGACATTAAGTTTATGTTACtctataattttgtttctttcattttaaaaaatttcaaatagagaatatttattaaaaatgaaaagtttgtTCTCGTTTCCCTTCTCCAAACCCAACTCacaaacaaaccctaaaaatgtAATTCTTTTAATGCATTTGACCGTTACCCATGACAAATATCAACCAAACACTTAAGTTCCTTGGAGCAATTTGATACATCCAATCCAAATGTAACAATGTTAGGAAAAGTTTCTCAAGATGAACCATTTGCCACTTTCTAGAAACTGCGTAAAATTTCACAGCATTACACAGTCATCTTTATGATCAATTTCTGGCATACATCTATTTATGATCATATAGACAAATCTTAAGGCAGTTTCTTTAAATATtgcaaaattataaaagaaagaatagagcAACTCGCAGACCTTACACAAGAGACCGCCCTCTAGTTTCTGCCTCTTGGAAGCTTGACTTTCTACTCCAGAAGAGATAGATAAATTTTGTTCATTCTGTAATAGTTGCTTTTGAAATCTGAGAATGGAAGAGTTGCAGATATAGGGTTATCTGTtgtttttttcagaaaaaaaaaaaagaaaaaaaagcaaagatATACAGTAATAATACTCCCACAGCTATACTTATTAAACAATATGATTTCATTGAGAATAAAATGCCCACCCAATTTGGTGATGTCACACCGCTTCAAGCAAACAAAGATGTCGTAGTATAGTTCAATCGAATGGTACATTCAAAACAAATAGCCATTCTATTCCTCACGTCCAAAGAAAAAACCATGTCgctttaaatatgaaaaatggaaatttaTTCTAATATTCACCTTGAACCAACACTTTTAGCAGGGAGATTTTGCTTGGCCAATTGACTGGTGGTAGGTTTCATTAGTGTTGAACTCTTTGACACGGCAGACTTAGCCTTAGAATTCAAATTGTTGGTGATTGTCTTACTGCCAAATGTAAGTCCTAGAAAAAGACACAAATGCAAGTTGGAACAAATGAAAGAGGGAAAAGACAGATATATAGAGAAAATGAGCGAGAATTGCAAAAGCAATATCGTAAACATCAGAAGCtggtaaaaaataattctgTGTTAAAGATATAACACCCCTCAAGTACTTCCATCTAACAGCTTAAACTTTTGGGAGAGTAGTTATTGACATAGTTAAGCCTAAATGACTATGGTATGAAATTTGATCCCTCTCCCATCATTTTCATAACTAAATAAGGTAAGGTGAGATCACATATCGTCTCCACCTTAAGCTTTGGGGAGAGTTAATCCTTAGACAAAATGAAATCAGTCATACGAAGAATAACCATAGCACAAGAGACACTTGCAACATAAATCAGGATTATATGTCAAACAATACCATTAGCACCTGAGattgtatatttaatttctagaaAGAAACTGATAACTTCAAAGCTGCATTCGTGAAAGTAATCAATTGATGATACTTTTATTCACATATTAATAAGGATTATAAGATGCTAAACCCCTGAGCAGATTTAGAGCCCTCATACGTTAGCATCTGGATGATGGTATTGGTATCAGATTGCTACCTGTAGGTTCTTGTAGTGGTCTTGTACTGTCATTTTGTAGAATTCCAACCAATAAGTGAGAGATATTTCCACCAAGTGCTTTTGGTCCTAACAGTTACAGAAGAAGGCATCACCAACAAGTCAAGAGAAAGTAATGAGCGCAGAAAGCTTGAATGAAACAAGTGTATCTCTGTATAAGCCCATTATATAATAGAGTTTTCAATTTACCACTTCGAGCGGAATAGAGATATCCACTGCATACAGGTCACTGTTGCAGTTATTTGAGAAGGACCTCAACAAGAGtgtgataatttaaaaattacgcTAAGGCTTGTACAAAACAAGCCtgataaaattttactttctgCTAAGTAGCAGGCGGTGGAAAATGTGTCCACATTCAACAACAATGACTTTCAATGGTTCCACTTCAACTAGCAGATAGAACACGGAACATTTTAATGCACATAGGTCCACATGATTACCAACAGGCACCCTACCCAACAAAGGCGGATCTAAATACAGAACATCCCAGGGTCAGAAAACTAAGCTTCCCAATTTCCATTCTTTTTTATTCgcattaacaaaaacaatacaTAATCTAAATAGTGTGTTCGGTCCAATTTATTTAAGAGAAATCGTAAATTATTTTTGCTAGTTTGACAAGAGAATTTCATGAAGATAAATGATTATTCCCCAATGTTGAAGATGTAGTAAACAAAATATCAGTGTAACAACTAATTACTGCTTAATCGGATCACCTAAGgtgtaaataataatagaaattgaaaattcaccAGGCAAAAGGAAGCACTGGGAAGACAGGTAGAATATACAAATATACAAAAGCAAGTTGATTGCGACGTCGTTTTGGACAACTTTCAGTGAGAATGAGAGTTGCATAAAGATAGAGAAAAGTCAGTAGAACAAGTAAACGGCattaaagaaagtaaaatggTTGAGGCATACCATTATCTTCAAAAGCCGTGTCCAAAATTCCCGTCTGTAACGGAACACTGGATTTTTCATCATCAACATTACTCGTGCAGTCCAGGTGTTCCGATTTTGGCGAATCGCTAACGTCGTCCAAGAACAAATCCTCTCTCACAACCAGCCTTCTGACAAACGCTGAAGCAAAGAAACAACAACACAGATTGCGTAATTTCAGCAAGAACAGCAGAAAAGAGTTTGTAGACCGaaaagaacgaaaataaaaagaaaaaacgaatATAGAAAACGATTTGGCAGAATGTGGCAAACGAAAAATGTGGAAACGAAAGAAACGCTTCATGTAAATATTTGACATGCGTGTTAGAAAGAGAAGGATACTAACGCAAAGGAGGGTAACTAGCAGCAGTTTGAAACCAAAGCTCAGCTTGGTGAGCTTCCGCTGGAGTCTCCGGTCGAGTGAAATCGAAGAACCGAGCAGCGTCGAACTCGTAATCAAGATCGATTTCATGAGCAACGAAAACGTGCTCTATTTCTGCGTCTTCGTCTTCCTCCATCACCATCGTCATCGACATTATCTCTTTCACACACACTGACACTATCTGTTTCTCTACGGTGTCGTTTAGTAGGTGAACTGAGTGCAATGCGGGTTCGGAGCTCCGAATCTAATCCCAACAACGAAGAATCCGTTTCTTTTGAGCTCACAGAGAGATAGCTCAGTGACAGTGAGAGAGAAGTGGCTGGCTTCTGTTTTTGAGGGGTTTTggcttaattaaaaaaaattataatttatttttatttttaattatttatgtttttaaaggGAAATATATTGAGTGCATGGTGAAGGAGAGGAAAGTAGTCCTACCataccattttcatttttaattttaattttaattttaattaattatgtttttaaaaggaaatattTTAGTGCGAGGTGAAGAGGAATGTACTACTACCATTCTTTACTTGGAAGGTGGCAGCGGGAGACAAAGCACAGAACCCCGTGCagctttttcatttatttaattaatttttcaattttcgttATAAAATACTCATTCTACctatataaaatcttcaaaattgaaaatagaaatatttattttaattaatttatatttataaaataatatttttatttataagaaattatagTTACATATTCTCTTATACACGGGGAGCGAAATTTGTCGAAGTGTGGTAGGTGTGAATAGCATACAAAATTTGAATGTATTAAGGATGGTTCTTAAATTACAGAAGAGTAAGAAGTTGGTGGAATTATCGTAATATTTTATCCATATGAGACGAATAAAACTATAGAAGATGGggaattttattgttttgtctTTGGTGTGTAACTTCTAGGGTGACATTATGTTTTGATAAGTAGgattagtttaattttcaagATTTGGGATAAGATGATCCTGTTCACCACAGATTctgtaatttctattttttttttcctatgtcAATTTCTATTAACATTGTGTTTTCCTagaataattacaatatttcttTACCAATTACACCTACATCTCTACTTACATGTTGAatacttaaatttcatttacttttaaaatagaGAGGTatctttctttaattgttttaataaattgacatttatattttctatttagcTTAAGTATCATATTCGTTAAAacttaaacaaagaaaaagataaatataagataattaaaaataaattataaattgaatttgataaacattatttttattaaggtATAAATTAAAGATACTAAACcaataactaaatttatatgtaagatttaataaactaaatggatgctattttaatatatttgaaaatgctttagaatattttttaactctAGAATAAATTTATCCgttcaaattatttaaagagCATAATTACGTACTACTTGAATAAATGTTgagcatttttaatttatttgaatacatttaaaataaagcattaaatattacattaattgtagtttttaattatcttaCAAATAATTCTGCTTTGTTTAttgaacattttatatttaataaattaaagttaaactATTGCATTGTTGCAGGTGGATGTTTCTCTTGTCTTGTCGCAATAGTGAAGAGTTGGGTCCCACGCTTTGTACTAATATTGACTCCCATATCCAACTAAGGACCATATGAGAATCCAATGAACAGTTACGTTTTGAGTAAACTTATTGCGActtagtatttttaaatattaattgaaaagtttgctcaaatttttataatttatgggttaaatatgtttttttccttaatttttattaaaaattgaaattagtctcCCTTTAAAattttggcctaatttagttttctaattttagaaatgtatgaatttagtccttttaaccaaattttattaactttatttgttatttcaaacgtgtttctcaattaacatttaAGCAAAaatgtcaaacagtgtaaacaaccaAAATAGTATCATGAAAcctgcttgaaacatcaaataaatctaacaaaatttagttaaaaggactaaattcatacatttctaaagttgaaggactaaattagaccaaagttttgaaaaaggacTAAGTCCAATTTTCAttgaaagttaagggaccaaaaacatatttaatcctaattttattgatataagttacatcattttaaataattataatatagtatgtattatttaaataattaaaatgtattaatatgttctttaaaaattaagaagttgtataaaaaagttattttaaacgaaagttaacaaaaatttttaaaatattaaatttttttagtatttattaacGAAGAAGTTGACCcataatatctttatattttcttacaaatcCATTATACTAATATTAGTTTCATTGTATATATAAAGATTTCATTACGAGTAGAAActgaatatatattatgaaatttacAAACTCGTTAACCGATTAAACTACATACACAATTATTAATACGTAAAAATAGGAGATATAAAAAtgacttaataataaaattagaagaaaagaaaatagtgagtTACGTTATGATTAGTTTAGGATCCATTTATGAAAAAgaagtaataatattattagttttttttaattatgttctatttctttaattaaataaaaaaatggataccgtttatatttttttcatttttgttaaatatgtataatcttaattttacttgtacttattataattataattaaatggcttaataccgcttttggtccctagtttgggtgGTTGTGTTCAAAATAGTcctatctttttttcttcacgTATCAATTGAtcccaacttttgaaaataCGGATCAAGTTGATCTTTTTACCAACGGCGTCAAAAATCAAATGAGTCCTGGACAAAACATATTGAACTGCCTCATACGTGGCAGATGGGTAATATAAAGtgtcaattttgaatttaaaaaaaataaattcttaacaCATAAGCTTCATCTTCCACCTCCACCAGCTTTCCAAGCATGTCTCCTCCCACTCCGATTCCGCTGGCTCCGACCTCCATTTCCACTACGACTCCGATGAAGAGGGATATAAATA
This genomic stretch from Vigna radiata var. radiata cultivar VC1973A chromosome 7, Vradiata_ver6, whole genome shotgun sequence harbors:
- the LOC106767560 gene encoding protein TPX2 isoform X4, translated to MSMTMVMEEDEDAEIEHVFVAHEIDLDYEFDAARFFDFTRPETPAEAHQAELWFQTAASYPPLPFVRRLVVREDLFLDDVSDSPKSEHLDCTSNVDDEKSSVPLQTGILDTAFEDNGPKALGGNISHLLVGILQNDSTRPLQEPTGLTFGSKTITNNLNSKAKSAVSKSSTLMKPTTSQLAKQNLPAKSVGSRFQKQLLQNEQNLSISSGVESQASKRQKLEGGLLCKVPDVKPQTNFFHKTRMRDVMVEQNSACSKLRLTIPREPDLRTAQRAHRMRPKNVAEAERITVAAPRFKARPLNRKILEAPSLPPPKRSTPRLPEFQEFHLKTSERAIQHTSATSSSLHCYDSDKGWDKHPTISLENRIKDLRRPTAGGAPTYDGLGFTHIFKARPLNKKITQSKGDGVFRNCRQETTVPMEFDLQSAKEVQQDPPIELFSKLSLTSECQPNNGSHFKLPQHSGMCRKEKTFMFGANQTSRGNGGCINLMGERRYALLAPLFMFNTIVKSELNIN
- the LOC106767560 gene encoding protein TPX2 isoform X6 → MSMTMVMEEDEDAEIEHVFVAHEIDLDYEFDAARFFDFTRPETPAEAHQAELWFQTAASYPPLPFVRRLVVREDLFLDDVSDSPKSEHLDCTSNVDDEKSSVPLQTGILDTAFEDNGPKALGGNISHLLVGILQNDSTRPLQEPTGLTFGSKTITNNLNSKAKSAVSKSSTLMKPTTSQLAKQNLPAKSVGSRFQKQLLQNEQNLSISSGVESQASKRQKLEGGLLCKVPDVKPQTNFFHKTRMRDVMVEQNSACSKLRLTIPREPDLRTAQRAHRMRPKNVAEAERITVAAPRFKARPLNRKILEAPSLPPPKRSTPRLPEFQEFHLKTSERAIQHTSATSSSLHCYDSDKGWDKHPTISLENRIKDLRRPTAGGAPTYDGLGFTHIFKARPLNKKITQSKGDGVFRNCRQETTVPMEFDLQSAKEVQQDPPIELFSKLSLTSECQPNNGSHFKLPQHSGMCRKEKTFMFGANQTSRGNGGCINLMGERRSLGIR
- the LOC106767560 gene encoding protein TPX2 isoform X3, translating into MSMTMVMEEDEDAEIEHVFVAHEIDLDYEFDAARFFDFTRPETPAEAHQAELWFQTAASYPPLPFVRRLVVREDLFLDDVSDSPKSEHLDCTSNVDDEKSSVPLQTGILDTAFEDNGPKALGGNISHLLVGILQNDSTRPLQEPTGLTFGSKTITNNLNSKAKSAVSKSSTLMKPTTSQLAKQNLPAKSVGSRFQKQLLQNEQNLSISSGVESQASKRQKLEGGLLCKVPDVKPQTNFFHKTRMRDVMVEQNSACSKLRLTIPREPDLRTAQRAHRMRPKNVAEAERITVAAPRFKARPLNRKILEAPSLPPPKRSTPRLPEFQEFHLKTSERAIQHTSATSSSLHCYDSDKGWDKHPTISLENRIKDLRRPTAGGAPTYDGLGFTHIFKARPLNKKITQSKGDGVFRNCRQETTVPMEFDLQSAKEVQQDPPIELFSKLSLTSECQPNNGSHFKLPQHSGMCRKDSKENILNSFRPDQEEKTFMFGANQTSRGNGGCINLMGERRCTACIFYNCP
- the LOC106767560 gene encoding protein TPX2 isoform X2, translated to MSMTMVMEEDEDAEIEHVFVAHEIDLDYEFDAARFFDFTRPETPAEAHQAELWFQTAASYPPLPFVRRLVVREDLFLDDVSDSPKSEHLDCTSNVDDEKSSVPLQTGILDTAFEDNALGGNISHLLVGILQNDSTRPLQEPTGLTFGSKTITNNLNSKAKSAVSKSSTLMKPTTSQLAKQNLPAKSVGSRFQKQLLQNEQNLSISSGVESQASKRQKLEGGLLCKVPDVKPQTNFFHKTRMRDVMVEQNSACSKLRLTIPREPDLRTAQRAHRMRPKNVAEAERITVAAPRFKARPLNRKILEAPSLPPPKRSTPRLPEFQEFHLKTSERAIQHTSATSSSLHCYDSDKGWDKHPTISLENRIKDLRRPTAGGAPTYDGLGFTHIFKARPLNKKITQSKGDGVFRNCRQETTVPMEFDLQSAKEVQQDPPIELFSKLSLTSECQPNNGSHFKLPQHSGMCRKDSKENILNSFRPDQEEKTFMFGANQTSRGNGGCINLMGERRYALLAPLFMFNTIVKSELNIN
- the LOC106767560 gene encoding protein TPX2 isoform X1, which produces MSMTMVMEEDEDAEIEHVFVAHEIDLDYEFDAARFFDFTRPETPAEAHQAELWFQTAASYPPLPFVRRLVVREDLFLDDVSDSPKSEHLDCTSNVDDEKSSVPLQTGILDTAFEDNGPKALGGNISHLLVGILQNDSTRPLQEPTGLTFGSKTITNNLNSKAKSAVSKSSTLMKPTTSQLAKQNLPAKSVGSRFQKQLLQNEQNLSISSGVESQASKRQKLEGGLLCKVPDVKPQTNFFHKTRMRDVMVEQNSACSKLRLTIPREPDLRTAQRAHRMRPKNVAEAERITVAAPRFKARPLNRKILEAPSLPPPKRSTPRLPEFQEFHLKTSERAIQHTSATSSSLHCYDSDKGWDKHPTISLENRIKDLRRPTAGGAPTYDGLGFTHIFKARPLNKKITQSKGDGVFRNCRQETTVPMEFDLQSAKEVQQDPPIELFSKLSLTSECQPNNGSHFKLPQHSGMCRKDSKENILNSFRPDQEEKTFMFGANQTSRGNGGCINLMGERRYALLAPLFMFNTIVKSELNIN
- the LOC106767560 gene encoding protein TPX2 isoform X5, which gives rise to MSMTMVMEEDEDAEIEHVFVAHEIDLDYEFDAARFFDFTRPETPAEAHQAELWFQTAASYPPLPFVRRLVVREDLFLDDVSDSPKSEHLDCTSNVDDEKSSVPLQTGILDTAFEDNGPKALGGNISHLLVGILQNDSTRPLQEPTGLTFGSKTITNNLNSKAKSAVSKSSTLMKPTTSQLAKQNLPAKSVGSRFQKQLLQNEQNLSISSGVESQASKRQKLEGGLLCKVPDVKPQTNFFHKTRMRDVMVEQNSACSKLRLTIPREPDLRTAQRAHRMRPKNVAEAERITVAAPRFKARPLNRKILEAPSLPPPKRSTPRLPEFQEFHLKTSERAIQHTSATSSSLHCYDSDKGWDKHPTISLENRIKDLRRPTAGGAPTYDGLGFTHIFKARPLNKKITQSKGDGVFRNCRQETTVPMEFDLQSAKEVQQDPPIELFSKLSLTSECQPNNGSHFKLPQHSGMCRKDSKENILNSFRPDQEEKTFMFGANQTSRGNGGCINLMGERRSLGIR